One genomic segment of Gottschalkia acidurici 9a includes these proteins:
- a CDS encoding SoxR reducing system RseC family protein, translating to MQQKGYVVKADDEMAQVIIKRESACGHSCDTCGGGCSSPSISLNIENKLGAKTGDYVLIESKSSTILKSAFIAYIIPLILMIIGVSIGMKVFNNMGYENYETLSFLTGLVFVVISYFLLKYVDNKYFRDNDSLLEMVEILDK from the coding sequence ATGCAACAAAAAGGATATGTAGTAAAAGCAGATGATGAAATGGCACAAGTGATTATAAAGAGAGAGTCTGCTTGTGGTCATAGCTGTGATACTTGTGGTGGAGGGTGTAGTAGTCCCAGTATATCTTTAAATATAGAAAACAAACTAGGAGCAAAAACAGGAGATTATGTATTAATTGAAAGTAAATCCTCAACTATATTAAAATCAGCATTTATAGCATATATAATACCCCTTATACTAATGATTATTGGTGTGTCTATAGGTATGAAAGTATTTAATAATATGGGTTATGAAAACTATGAAACGCTATCATTCTTAACAGGATTAGTATTTGTTGTAATATCATATTTTTTATTAAAGTATGTAGATAATAAATATTTTAGAGATAATGACTCTTTACTAGAAATGGTTGAAATATTAGACAAATAA
- a CDS encoding threonine/serine exporter family protein, producing the protein MFYIKQFLYAFLSTAGFAVIFNSPKDTIVKAGINGTIGWIIFLVTKNLSSSSIAGSFVGALSVGILGEISAKIFKKPSTTFIIPGIIPLVPGAGIYYTMLALTKKNFLNAADSGSQTLLVALALASGVIVSSALNRAIVNYLREKKDESELLKKDS; encoded by the coding sequence ATGTTCTATATTAAACAATTTCTATATGCGTTTCTCTCTACGGCGGGATTTGCAGTAATTTTTAATAGTCCTAAAGATACAATAGTCAAAGCAGGAATAAATGGTACTATTGGATGGATTATATTTCTTGTAACAAAAAATTTATCATCATCTTCTATAGCTGGATCATTTGTTGGTGCTCTTTCTGTAGGAATATTGGGGGAAATATCTGCTAAAATATTTAAAAAGCCTTCTACTACTTTCATTATTCCTGGAATCATACCGCTAGTTCCTGGTGCAGGTATATATTATACTATGCTAGCTCTAACAAAGAAAAACTTTTTAAATGCTGCTGACTCGGGTAGTCAAACACTACTCGTAGCACTTGCTCTTGCTTCTGGAGTTATAGTTTCATCTGCATTAAACAGAGCTATAGTAAATTACTTACGAGAAAAGAAAGATGAGAGTGAGTTATTAAAAAAAGATAGTTAA
- the aspS gene encoding aspartate--tRNA ligase produces MAESMGNLRRTHMCGNLRIENEGEEVILMGWVQKRRNLGSLIFVDLRDTTGIMQVVFDSDVSEEAFNKADKIRGEYVLAIRGKVYKRQSINKEIPTGEVEVFVEELKILDKAETPPIYIKDNDEVAENMRLKYRYLDLRKPSMQNKLKTRHKATRIIREFLDDNHFVDVETPMLTKPTPEGARDYLVPSRVNAGRFYALPQSPQILKQLLMVSGMDRYYQITKCFRDEDLRANRQPEFTQVDIEMSFVDVEDIIEINEKLIQKLFKEIKNIDIELPLQRMSYAEAMERFGSDKPDIRFGFELKNLSDIVANSEFKAFSENIKNGGEVRAININGYGNEFSRKNISKLEDFAKTYGAKGLAWIKITDEEVTSPIAKFLSEEELNNIVERMDGKAGDLILIVGDKPSVVFTALGNLRVEIAERLNIIDENDYKLLWITEFPLFEYDEEEDRYVAKHHPFTHPVDEDIELLETAPEKARAKAYDIVINGDEIGGGSIRINNSELQTKMFKALGFTEEEATDQFGFLLEAFKYGTPPHGGIAYGLDRLTMILTNSDNIRDVIAFPKTQNATCLLTNAPAEVEESQLKEIHIKSVVEKDQ; encoded by the coding sequence GTGGCAGAAAGCATGGGTAACTTAAGAAGAACACATATGTGTGGAAATTTAAGAATAGAAAATGAAGGTGAAGAAGTTATACTTATGGGATGGGTTCAAAAGAGAAGAAATCTGGGATCCCTAATATTTGTAGATTTAAGAGATACTACAGGAATTATGCAGGTAGTATTTGATAGCGATGTTTCAGAAGAGGCTTTTAATAAGGCAGATAAAATAAGAGGAGAATATGTATTAGCTATAAGAGGTAAGGTTTATAAAAGACAATCTATAAACAAAGAAATACCTACTGGAGAAGTTGAAGTATTTGTAGAAGAGTTAAAAATATTAGATAAAGCAGAAACACCACCTATATATATAAAGGATAACGATGAAGTTGCTGAGAATATGCGTTTAAAATATAGATATTTAGATTTAAGAAAACCATCTATGCAAAACAAATTAAAAACTAGACATAAAGCTACAAGGATAATAAGAGAATTCTTAGATGACAATCATTTCGTGGATGTAGAAACACCTATGCTTACAAAACCTACTCCAGAAGGTGCCAGAGACTACTTAGTACCTAGTAGAGTAAATGCAGGGAGATTCTATGCATTACCTCAATCACCACAAATACTAAAGCAATTATTAATGGTTTCAGGAATGGATAGATACTATCAGATAACTAAGTGTTTTAGAGATGAGGATTTAAGAGCAAATAGACAGCCAGAGTTTACTCAGGTCGATATAGAGATGTCTTTTGTAGATGTGGAAGACATTATAGAAATAAACGAAAAGCTTATACAAAAACTATTTAAAGAAATAAAAAATATAGATATAGAGTTACCATTACAAAGAATGAGTTACGCTGAAGCTATGGAGAGATTTGGTTCAGATAAGCCAGACATAAGATTTGGATTTGAACTTAAAAACTTAAGTGATATAGTAGCTAATAGTGAATTTAAAGCATTTAGTGAAAACATTAAAAATGGTGGAGAAGTAAGAGCTATAAATATAAATGGTTATGGAAATGAGTTTAGTAGAAAAAACATTTCGAAACTAGAAGATTTTGCAAAAACTTATGGTGCTAAGGGGTTAGCATGGATAAAGATAACTGATGAAGAAGTAACTTCTCCAATAGCTAAGTTTTTAAGTGAGGAAGAACTAAATAATATAGTAGAAAGAATGGATGGTAAAGCTGGAGATTTAATCTTAATAGTAGGAGATAAACCATCAGTAGTGTTCACAGCACTTGGAAACCTAAGAGTAGAAATAGCAGAAAGACTTAATATAATAGATGAAAATGACTACAAATTATTATGGATAACAGAATTCCCTCTATTTGAATATGATGAAGAAGAGGATAGATATGTAGCTAAACATCATCCATTTACTCATCCAGTAGATGAAGATATAGAATTGCTTGAAACAGCACCTGAGAAAGCAAGAGCTAAGGCTTATGACATAGTTATAAACGGAGACGAAATAGGTGGTGGAAGTATAAGAATAAATAATTCTGAGCTTCAAACAAAGATGTTTAAGGCATTAGGATTTACAGAAGAAGAAGCTACAGATCAATTTGGATTTTTACTAGAGGCATTTAAGTATGGAACTCCACCACATGGGGGAATAGCTTACGGATTAGATAGATTAACAATGATATTAACAAATAGTGATAATATTAGAGATGTTATAGCATTCCCTAAAACACAAAATGCTACTTGTCTACTGACAAATGCACCAGCAGAAGTAGAAGAAAGTCAGCTTAAAGAGATCCATATTAAATCGGTAGTAGAGAAAGATCAATAA
- the hisS gene encoding histidine--tRNA ligase, whose product MLTKAPRGTKDVLPSESYKWQYVENVFKDVCKNFGYKEIRTPVFEHTELFERGVGETTDVVQKEMYTFLDKGERSITLKPEGTSPVVRSYIENKLYADAQPIKAYYITPCFRYERPQAGRLREFHQFGVEVFGSQEASLDVEVMTLVSTFLKTLGLKNIDLHINSIGCPSCRENYNKILKEYLGSRLDELCETCKSRYEKNPMRILDCKNETCKEKTKDAPLMIDNLCDECSEHFEKVKEYLKLAEVDFVVDAKIVRGLDYYTKTAFEFISNDIGSQSTVSGGGRYDRLVEELGGVSTPAVGFGLGIERLLLTLENNGIEIPKQDSVDIYIVSIGENADKEAFKLLSKLRMNGISGDKDYLGRSIKAQFKYSDKINAKYTVVIGDDEIEKGIVSLKNMSTGEQKEVNIDSLAEELKK is encoded by the coding sequence ATGTTAACGAAAGCACCTAGAGGAACAAAGGATGTACTACCATCAGAATCTTATAAATGGCAATATGTAGAGAATGTATTTAAAGATGTATGTAAAAATTTTGGATATAAAGAAATAAGAACACCAGTGTTTGAGCACACTGAACTATTTGAAAGAGGAGTAGGCGAGACTACTGATGTTGTTCAAAAAGAGATGTACACATTCTTAGATAAAGGGGAAAGAAGTATAACTTTAAAGCCGGAAGGAACATCTCCAGTTGTACGTTCCTATATAGAAAACAAGCTATACGCAGATGCACAACCAATAAAGGCTTACTATATTACTCCTTGCTTTAGATACGAAAGACCTCAAGCAGGTAGACTTAGAGAATTTCACCAGTTTGGTGTAGAGGTATTTGGAAGTCAAGAAGCTTCTTTAGATGTTGAAGTTATGACTTTAGTATCTACTTTCTTAAAAACATTAGGACTTAAAAATATAGACCTTCATATAAACAGCATAGGCTGTCCAAGTTGTAGGGAAAACTATAATAAAATATTAAAAGAATACTTAGGTTCTAGACTAGATGAATTATGTGAAACTTGTAAGTCAAGATATGAAAAGAATCCTATGAGGATATTAGACTGTAAAAATGAAACTTGTAAAGAAAAAACTAAAGATGCGCCTCTTATGATAGACAACTTATGTGACGAGTGTTCAGAACACTTTGAAAAAGTAAAAGAATATTTGAAGCTTGCAGAAGTAGATTTTGTAGTAGACGCTAAAATAGTTAGAGGATTAGATTACTATACTAAGACTGCATTTGAATTTATATCTAATGATATAGGATCACAAAGTACAGTTAGTGGTGGTGGAAGATACGATAGATTAGTTGAAGAACTTGGGGGAGTCTCTACTCCTGCAGTTGGATTTGGACTAGGAATTGAAAGACTACTACTAACTTTAGAAAATAATGGGATAGAAATACCAAAACAAGATAGTGTAGATATATATATAGTAAGCATTGGAGAAAATGCTGATAAAGAAGCATTTAAGCTACTATCTAAGTTAAGAATGAATGGAATATCTGGAGACAAAGATTATTTAGGAAGAAGTATAAAGGCACAATTTAAGTATTCAGATAAAATAAATGCAAAGTATACTGTAGTTATAGGAGACGATGAGATAGAAAAAGGAATAGTGTCTCTTAAAAATATGAGTACAGGAGAGCAAAAAGAAGTTAATATAGATAGTTTAGCAGAAGAGCTAAAGAAATAA
- a CDS encoding tRNA threonylcarbamoyladenosine dehydratase, which produces MLHSFSRTEILIGTEALEKLKNSKVAVFGIGGVGTFAVEALARSGVGELVLVDDDDICLTNINRQIHATRKTVGKAKVEVMKERILDINPDVKVTIYKKLYNSETAEELLSDDYDYVIDAIDMVSAKLDLIERCKNRDIPIISAMGAGNKLNPTMLEVEDIYKTSICPLAKVMRRELKRRNIKDLKVVYSKEKPITPLEIGGGCKTNCICPNKDENSRSCTVRRQIPGSVSFVPSVSGLIIASEVVKDITKERSSCNKKDM; this is translated from the coding sequence ATGTTACATTCATTTTCAAGAACAGAAATCTTAATAGGAACAGAAGCACTAGAAAAACTAAAAAATAGCAAAGTAGCTGTTTTTGGCATAGGTGGAGTTGGAACTTTTGCAGTTGAAGCTCTTGCAAGATCAGGAGTAGGTGAACTAGTTCTAGTAGATGATGATGATATATGCCTTACAAATATAAACAGACAAATACATGCTACTAGGAAAACAGTTGGAAAAGCTAAAGTAGAAGTAATGAAAGAAAGAATACTGGATATAAATCCGGATGTAAAAGTAACTATTTACAAAAAGTTATACAACAGTGAGACGGCAGAAGAACTATTATCAGATGATTATGATTATGTAATAGATGCTATAGATATGGTATCAGCAAAACTAGACTTAATAGAAAGATGTAAGAACAGAGATATACCAATAATAAGTGCAATGGGAGCAGGAAACAAGCTTAACCCTACGATGTTAGAAGTAGAAGATATATATAAAACAAGTATATGTCCTTTAGCGAAAGTTATGAGAAGAGAACTTAAAAGAAGAAATATAAAAGACTTAAAGGTAGTTTATTCTAAAGAGAAGCCAATAACACCATTAGAAATAGGTGGAGGATGTAAAACTAATTGTATTTGCCCAAATAAAGATGAAAATAGCAGATCTTGTACAGTTAGAAGACAAATTCCAGGCAGTGTTTCTTTTGTGCCTTCAGTATCAGGTCTTATAATAGCTTCAGAAGTTGTAAAAGATATTACAAAGGAGAGATCTTCATGCAACAAAAAGGATATGTAG
- the glyA gene encoding serine hydroxymethyltransferase translates to MDFRNLKKTDPEIFGAIEKELERQKENIELIASENIVTRSVMEAMGSYLTNKYAEGYPAKRYYGGCEFVDVVENLAIDRLKEIFGADHANVQPHSGANANLGVYFATLKPGDKVLGMNLSHGGHLTHGSPVNISGTYYNFIDYVVEEGSEVVDYDKIEEIAVKEQPKMIVAGWSAYARKLDFARFREIADKVGAYLMVDMAHFAGLVAAGLYPNPVPHADFVTSTTHKTLRGPRGGVILCKEKYAKMIDKAIFPGLQGGPLMHVIAGKAVAFGEALKPEFKAYQEQVVKNAAVLAEELQKQGFRIVSGGTDTHLMLVDVKAVGLTGKEAELLLDEAKVTVNKNTIPYDQESPFVTSGVRIGTPAVTTRGFKEAEMKEIAEIIKLILIDKDKEAAIAKVDALIANFPLYATEDSLF, encoded by the coding sequence ATGGATTTCAGAAACTTAAAGAAGACAGATCCAGAAATATTCGGAGCTATCGAGAAAGAATTAGAAAGACAAAAAGAAAACATTGAGCTTATCGCTTCAGAAAACATCGTAACAAGATCAGTTATGGAAGCAATGGGTAGTTATTTAACAAACAAATACGCTGAAGGATATCCAGCAAAAAGATACTACGGTGGATGTGAATTTGTTGACGTAGTAGAAAACTTAGCAATCGACAGACTTAAAGAAATATTTGGTGCTGACCATGCTAACGTTCAACCACACTCAGGAGCTAACGCTAACTTAGGAGTTTACTTTGCAACTCTAAAACCTGGAGATAAAGTTCTAGGAATGAACTTATCACACGGTGGACACTTAACTCACGGAAGCCCTGTAAATATATCAGGTACTTACTATAACTTCATAGACTACGTAGTTGAAGAAGGATCAGAAGTTGTAGACTATGACAAAATAGAAGAAATCGCAGTTAAAGAGCAACCAAAAATGATCGTTGCTGGATGGAGTGCTTACGCTAGAAAGTTAGACTTCGCTAGATTCAGAGAAATAGCTGATAAAGTTGGAGCTTACTTAATGGTAGATATGGCTCACTTTGCTGGACTAGTTGCAGCTGGACTATATCCAAACCCAGTACCACACGCTGACTTCGTTACAAGTACAACTCACAAAACTCTTAGAGGACCAAGAGGTGGAGTTATCCTTTGTAAAGAAAAATATGCAAAAATGATAGACAAAGCTATATTCCCAGGACTACAAGGTGGACCATTAATGCACGTAATCGCTGGTAAAGCAGTTGCATTCGGAGAAGCTTTAAAGCCAGAATTCAAAGCTTACCAAGAGCAAGTTGTTAAAAATGCTGCAGTTTTAGCAGAAGAATTACAAAAACAAGGATTCAGAATCGTTTCAGGTGGAACTGATACTCACTTAATGTTAGTTGACGTTAAAGCTGTTGGATTAACTGGAAAAGAAGCAGAACTTCTATTAGACGAAGCTAAAGTAACAGTTAACAAAAACACTATACCATACGATCAAGAAAGCCCATTTGTAACAAGTGGTGTTAGAATTGGTACACCAGCTGTTACAACTAGAGGATTCAAAGAAGCTGAAATGAAAGAAATCGCAGAAATCATCAAATTAATATTAATAGACAAAGATAAAGAAGCAGCTATAGCAAAAGTTGACGCTCTTATAGCAAACTTCCCACTATATGCTACTGAAGATTCATTATTCTAA
- the hemZ gene encoding coproporphyrinogen dehydrogenase HemZ: MKSNKIYVYLQGHDFKYDISALIKVFYTDSEIIFIEEKALVDNQGLLIESILNSDDNTAFSSLSKDGQVVAESIKDINKIDIKDNDTKKIIKAATKQSIFEVLHKTNDIKVPWGVLTGIRPTKIVHSLLDNKIDEDTIRYILVNEYRVDLEKANLIINIAITERKFIYPLDERKYSLYISIPFCPTRCLYCSFPSNAIDKSSDLVNIYTEKLMHEIEKVFEIMQDKIIDTVYIGGGTPTAIPVKNLDNIIKKVYSVFGSNLREFTVEAGRPDTITLEMLEMLKSNNIKRISINPQTMNQDTLRTIGREHKSQEILDSFRLAKQLGFNIINMDLIVGLPGEDKTHIENTMRYIEELKPENLTVHTMAVKRTSRLKEDIDKYSLTSQNSIEEMLNVTKHYAEKMGMKPYYMYRQKQILGNFENVGYSTDGNECIYNMLIMEEKQTIIAVGAGGVSKVYFPQEDRLERIPNVKDLREYINRVDEMIEKRKIF; this comes from the coding sequence ATGAAATCGAATAAGATTTACGTTTACTTACAAGGTCATGACTTTAAATATGATATTTCTGCATTAATAAAAGTATTTTATACTGACAGTGAAATAATATTTATAGAAGAAAAGGCTTTGGTGGATAACCAAGGCCTTTTAATAGAAAGTATATTAAATAGTGATGATAATACAGCATTTTCAAGCTTATCAAAAGATGGACAAGTAGTAGCAGAGTCTATAAAAGATATAAATAAAATAGATATAAAAGATAACGATACTAAAAAGATTATAAAAGCAGCAACAAAGCAAAGTATTTTTGAAGTACTGCATAAAACAAACGATATAAAGGTACCATGGGGAGTTCTTACTGGTATAAGACCTACGAAAATAGTTCATAGTCTTTTAGATAATAAAATTGATGAAGATACAATAAGATATATATTAGTAAATGAATACAGAGTAGACTTAGAAAAAGCAAATCTAATTATAAATATAGCCATAACAGAAAGAAAATTTATATATCCATTAGATGAAAGAAAATATAGTCTATATATAAGTATACCGTTTTGTCCTACAAGATGTCTTTACTGCTCCTTTCCATCAAATGCTATAGATAAGTCTAGTGATTTAGTAAATATATATACTGAGAAATTGATGCATGAGATAGAGAAAGTTTTTGAAATTATGCAAGATAAAATCATAGATACTGTGTATATAGGTGGAGGAACACCTACTGCAATACCAGTTAAAAATTTAGATAATATTATAAAAAAGGTTTATTCTGTATTTGGAAGTAACTTAAGGGAGTTTACAGTTGAGGCAGGAAGACCCGATACTATAACCTTAGAAATGTTAGAAATGCTTAAAAGTAATAATATAAAAAGAATAAGTATCAATCCACAAACTATGAATCAAGATACATTAAGAACTATAGGTAGAGAACATAAGTCACAAGAAATATTAGATTCATTTAGATTAGCTAAGCAATTAGGATTTAATATTATAAATATGGATTTGATAGTTGGGTTACCAGGAGAGGATAAAACTCATATAGAAAATACTATGAGGTATATAGAAGAGTTAAAGCCAGAAAACCTTACAGTACATACTATGGCTGTAAAAAGAACGTCTAGACTTAAAGAAGATATAGATAAATATTCTCTAACTAGTCAGAATTCCATTGAAGAAATGCTAAATGTAACAAAACACTATGCAGAGAAGATGGGTATGAAACCATATTATATGTATAGACAAAAGCAGATTCTTGGTAACTTTGAGAATGTAGGCTATTCAACTGACGGTAATGAGTGTATATATAATATGCTTATAATGGAAGAAAAGCAAACTATAATAGCGGTTGGAGCTGGAGGAGTATCGAAAGTTTATTTTCCACAAGAAGATAGACTAGAAAGAATTCCGAATGTTAAGGATTTAAGAGAATATATAAATAGAGTAGATGAAATGATAGAAAAAAGAAAAATATTTTAA
- a CDS encoding MBL fold metallo-hydrolase, producing MIIEKMPLGCYSANCYILVCEDTKEAVVVDPGGDSDVIMNFIKDKDLQLKYIILTHGHGDHIGGVLDLREVYNIPVLIHENDEELIADPDKNLSTLLPMNDISFKSDRNLKDGDIIDFGKLRLEVIHTPGHSQGCICLKAENNIITGDTLFRGSVGRTDLYGSSSNILESIKNKLLIYDDSTIIYPGHGENSTIGYEIENNPFL from the coding sequence ATGATAATAGAAAAGATGCCACTAGGTTGTTATTCGGCAAACTGCTATATCCTTGTATGTGAGGATACCAAAGAGGCTGTAGTAGTTGATCCAGGTGGAGATTCTGATGTAATTATGAACTTCATAAAAGATAAAGACTTACAGTTAAAATATATTATATTAACTCATGGTCATGGAGATCATATAGGAGGAGTGTTAGATTTAAGAGAAGTTTATAACATACCTGTATTAATTCATGAAAATGACGAAGAGCTAATAGCAGATCCAGATAAAAACTTATCTACACTTTTACCTATGAATGATATATCTTTTAAATCTGATAGAAATTTAAAAGATGGTGATATTATAGATTTTGGTAAATTAAGACTAGAAGTTATTCATACTCCAGGTCATTCACAAGGATGTATATGCTTAAAAGCAGAAAATAATATAATAACTGGAGATACTTTATTTAGAGGATCTGTTGGAAGAACAGACTTATATGGTAGCTCTAGCAATATATTAGAGTCAATAAAAAATAAACTGCTTATATATGATGATAGTACTATAATATATCCAGGACACGGTGAAAATAGCACTATAGGATATGAAATAGAAAACAATCCTTTTTTATAA
- a CDS encoding threonine/serine ThrE exporter family protein → MGDSAVVKKVINMTMLAGRIMLESSAETYRVEDTIVRLCSTIKCVNYVDVFVIPTGIFLTIGYGDDAMTYIKRTKPKGINLNKIALVNDFSRNFLSSDMSIDDAIDCLDKIDNTSNYSKFTHSLFGGFAGGFSALLFGGVFSDFVWAFIISMIVIYMKSVLLDNVDVVGFVKDFIVSAVGTMLTVLVIRFNFALNLDLIIIGFIMPLVPGYIITNAARDSISGDFLAGLSRASEAVISALSIASGVGIVLNYYSYFL, encoded by the coding sequence ATGGGCGACAGTGCAGTTGTAAAAAAAGTTATTAATATGACCATGCTAGCTGGACGAATAATGTTAGAAAGTAGTGCTGAGACCTATAGGGTTGAAGACACTATTGTCAGACTTTGTAGCACTATAAAGTGTGTAAATTATGTAGATGTCTTTGTTATTCCAACAGGTATATTTTTAACTATAGGATATGGCGATGATGCTATGACTTACATAAAAAGAACTAAACCTAAGGGTATAAATTTAAATAAAATAGCTTTAGTAAATGACTTTTCTAGAAACTTCTTAAGTTCTGATATGAGTATAGATGATGCTATTGATTGTCTAGATAAAATAGATAATACAAGTAATTATTCAAAGTTCACGCATTCACTCTTTGGAGGGTTTGCAGGTGGATTTTCTGCCCTTCTATTTGGTGGTGTCTTCAGTGACTTCGTATGGGCATTTATTATAAGCATGATAGTTATTTATATGAAAAGTGTTCTTTTAGATAATGTTGATGTAGTAGGATTTGTTAAAGATTTTATAGTTTCTGCTGTTGGAACTATGCTTACAGTTTTGGTTATACGCTTCAACTTTGCTTTAAACTTAGATCTGATAATAATAGGTTTTATAATGCCTCTAGTTCCTGGTTATATAATTACTAATGCTGCTCGTGATTCTATATCTGGTGATTTTCTTGCAGGATTATCTAGGGCTTCGGAAGCTGTGATAAGTGCATTATCTATAGCATCAGGTGTAGGTATTGTGCTAAATTATTATTCTTACTTTTTATAG